From a single Anomaloglossus baeobatrachus isolate aAnoBae1 chromosome 4, aAnoBae1.hap1, whole genome shotgun sequence genomic region:
- the LOC142302499 gene encoding uncharacterized protein LOC142302499 — protein sequence MSCSEASTSSYPRTSRERDNDVGALPDLVTISDEGTLDFRPGCNQTAQDLVNSILSPRTWEKYLASWKSWIQFKKTARQRGWCRAEKIMVDFFEHLIDIGYSRGKVVGTLAGISFCLQIMEKKDVTKQFLIQQMLTSWRNKEMEDNVETESNGDVSEFLTPEMLASVLYATKKVCFDNNESRLFSAVFTLAFYGPFDMEELVARTKDEDGSGLTFKDVIMERNSIYCKMQKVRSNKSQWVEVKKREDKFLCPVNRMKKFLEVRPEGGRNFFIHENGTLLTQFQFSRVLSFALEEAGLDSRRFGPHSLCHKT from the coding sequence ATGTCCTGctccgaagcctccacctccagttATCCCAGGACGTCCCGAGAACGTGACAACGACGTTGGGGCACTTCCCGACCTCGTTACCATATCTGACGAGGGAACGTTGGACTTCAGGCCGGGATGTAACCAGACGGCCCAGGATCTGGTCAACTCGATACTATCCCCGCGGACCTGGGAGAAGTATCTGGCCTCCTGGAAATCCTGGATACAGTTCAAGAAAACAGCTCGCCAAAGAGGTTGGTGCCGGGCGGAGAAAATTATGGTGGATTTTTTCGAACACCTAATAGACATCGGGTACAGCCGGGGCAAAGTGGTGGGCACCTTGGCCGGGATCTCCTTTTGCTTGCAGATCATGGAAAAGAAAGACGTCACCAAGCAGTTTCTGATCCAGCAGATGCTGACGAGCTGGAGAAACAAGGAGATGGAGGACAACGTGGAGACGGAGAGCAACGGTGACGTCAGCGAGTTCCTGACCCCCGAGATGCTCGCCTCCGTGCTCTACGCCACCAAGAAGGTTTGCTTCGACAACAACGAGAGCCGGCTGTTTTCCGCCGTCTTCACGTTGGCTTTTTATGGACCCTTTGACATGGAGGAACTGGTGGCCAGAACCAAAGATGAAGACGGCTCAGGACTGACCTTCAAAGACGTCATCATGGAGCGCAATTCCATATATTGCAAGATGCAGAAAGTCCGCTCCAACAAAAGCCAATGGGTGGAGGTGAAGAAGCGAGAGGACAAGTTCTTATGTCCTGTGAATAGGATGAAGAAATTCCTGGAGGTCCGGCCCGAGGGGGGCAGAAACTTTTTCATCCACGAGAACGGGACGCTTCTGACCCAGTTCCAGTTCAGCAGGGTCCTGTCTTTTGCCTTGGAGGAGGCTGGCCTCGATTCTAGACGGTTCGGGCCTCATTCCCTCTGCCACAAGACATGA
- the TUBA8 gene encoding tubulin alpha-8 chain isoform X2: MPQTMRECISVHVGQAGVQIGNACWELFCLEHNIEPDGTVRGGASNPSSYDDSFSTFFSESGNGKRVPRAVLVDLEPSVIDEVRAGPYRHLFHPEQLITGKEDAANNYARGHYTVGKEIVEPVADRIRKLSDACSGLQGFLIFHSFGGGTGSGFTSLLMERLSVDYGKKSKLEFAIYPAPQISTAVVEPYNSILTTHTTLEHSDCTFMMDNEAIYDICHRNLDIERPTYIDLNRLISQNVSSITASLRFDGALNVDLTEFQTNLVPYPRIHFPLVTYAPIISSDRAYHEQMSVADITNSCFDPFNQMVKCDPRHGKYMACCMLYRGDVVPKDVNVAIANIKTKRTIQFVDWCPTGFKVGINYQPPTVVPSGNLAKVPRAVCMLSNTTAIAEAWARLDHKFDLMYAKRAFVHWYVGEGMEEGEFSEAREDLAALEKDYEEVGLDSYVEEDGGEE; encoded by the exons ATGCCACAGACAATG AGGGAGTGTATCTCGGTGCACGTCGGCCAGGCCGGGGTGCAGATCGGTAACGCCTGCTGGGAGCTCTTCTGCCTGGAGCACAACATCGAGCCCGATGGCACCGTCCGCGGGGGGGCGTCCAACCCCAGCTCCTACGACGACTCCTTCTCCACCTTCTTCAGCGAAAGCGGCAATGGAAAGCGCGTCCCCCGAGCCGTCCTCGTAGACCTGGAGCCCTCCGTCATAG atgaGGTTCGCGCTGGACCGTACCGCCACCTCTTCCACCCAGAGCAGCTAATTACCGGGAAGGAGGATGCAGCGAACAACTATGCCCGTGGGCACTACACCGTGGGCAAGGAGATTGTCGAGCCGGTGGCGGATCGTATCCGGAAGTTG AGCGACGCCTGCTCCGGCCTCCAGGGTTTCCTTATCTTCCACAGCTTTGGCGGGGGCACGGGCTCCGGATTCACCTCCCTCCTCATGGAGCGCCTCTCCGTTGACTATGGCAAGAAGTCGAAGCTGGAGTTTGCCATCTACCCGGCGCCTCAGATCTCCACCGCGGTGGTGGAGCCGTACAACTCCATCCTGACCACGCACACCACCCTGGAGCACTCGGACTGCACATTCATGATGGACAACGAGGCCATCTACGACATCTGCCACCGGAACCTGGACATCGAGCGTCCGACCTACATCGACCTGAACCGGCTCATCAGCCAGAACGTGTCCTCCATCACCGCCTCGCTGAGGTTCGACGGTGCGCTCAACGTGGACCTGACCGAGTTCCAGACCAACCTGGTGCCGTACCCCCGCATCCACTTCCCCCTGGTCACCTACGCTCCCATCATATCGTCTGATCGGGCGTACCACGAGCAGATGTCCGTGGCCGACATTACCAACTCCTGCTTCGACCCCTTCAACCAGATGGTGAAGTGTGACCCCCGTCACGGCAAGTACATGGCCTGCTGCATGCTGTACCGGGGGGACGTGGTGCCCAAAGACGTCAACGTGGCCATCGCCAACATCAAGACCAAGAGGACCATCCAGTTTGTGGACTGGTGCCCTACAGGGTTCAAG GTTGGCATTAATTACCAGCCGCCCACCGTGGTTCCCAGTGGCAATCTGGCGAAGGTGCCGCGGGCGGTCTGCATGCTGAGTAACACCACCGCCATCGCCGAGGCCTGGGCCCGGCTGGACCACAAGTTCGACCTAATGTACGCCAAGCGAGCGTTCGTCCACTGGTACGTCGGGGAAGGCATGGAGGAGGGCGAGTTCTCCGAAGCTCGGGAGGACCTGGCCGCGCTGGAGAAGGACTACGAGGAGGTCGGACTGGACTCTTATGTGGAGGAGGATGGAGGCGAGGAGTAA
- the TUBA8 gene encoding tubulin alpha-8 chain isoform X1 — MWGIKTKSRECISVHVGQAGVQIGNACWELFCLEHNIEPDGTVRGGASNPSSYDDSFSTFFSESGNGKRVPRAVLVDLEPSVIDEVRAGPYRHLFHPEQLITGKEDAANNYARGHYTVGKEIVEPVADRIRKLSDACSGLQGFLIFHSFGGGTGSGFTSLLMERLSVDYGKKSKLEFAIYPAPQISTAVVEPYNSILTTHTTLEHSDCTFMMDNEAIYDICHRNLDIERPTYIDLNRLISQNVSSITASLRFDGALNVDLTEFQTNLVPYPRIHFPLVTYAPIISSDRAYHEQMSVADITNSCFDPFNQMVKCDPRHGKYMACCMLYRGDVVPKDVNVAIANIKTKRTIQFVDWCPTGFKVGINYQPPTVVPSGNLAKVPRAVCMLSNTTAIAEAWARLDHKFDLMYAKRAFVHWYVGEGMEEGEFSEAREDLAALEKDYEEVGLDSYVEEDGGEE, encoded by the exons ATGTGGGGGATCAAGACCAAATCT AGGGAGTGTATCTCGGTGCACGTCGGCCAGGCCGGGGTGCAGATCGGTAACGCCTGCTGGGAGCTCTTCTGCCTGGAGCACAACATCGAGCCCGATGGCACCGTCCGCGGGGGGGCGTCCAACCCCAGCTCCTACGACGACTCCTTCTCCACCTTCTTCAGCGAAAGCGGCAATGGAAAGCGCGTCCCCCGAGCCGTCCTCGTAGACCTGGAGCCCTCCGTCATAG atgaGGTTCGCGCTGGACCGTACCGCCACCTCTTCCACCCAGAGCAGCTAATTACCGGGAAGGAGGATGCAGCGAACAACTATGCCCGTGGGCACTACACCGTGGGCAAGGAGATTGTCGAGCCGGTGGCGGATCGTATCCGGAAGTTG AGCGACGCCTGCTCCGGCCTCCAGGGTTTCCTTATCTTCCACAGCTTTGGCGGGGGCACGGGCTCCGGATTCACCTCCCTCCTCATGGAGCGCCTCTCCGTTGACTATGGCAAGAAGTCGAAGCTGGAGTTTGCCATCTACCCGGCGCCTCAGATCTCCACCGCGGTGGTGGAGCCGTACAACTCCATCCTGACCACGCACACCACCCTGGAGCACTCGGACTGCACATTCATGATGGACAACGAGGCCATCTACGACATCTGCCACCGGAACCTGGACATCGAGCGTCCGACCTACATCGACCTGAACCGGCTCATCAGCCAGAACGTGTCCTCCATCACCGCCTCGCTGAGGTTCGACGGTGCGCTCAACGTGGACCTGACCGAGTTCCAGACCAACCTGGTGCCGTACCCCCGCATCCACTTCCCCCTGGTCACCTACGCTCCCATCATATCGTCTGATCGGGCGTACCACGAGCAGATGTCCGTGGCCGACATTACCAACTCCTGCTTCGACCCCTTCAACCAGATGGTGAAGTGTGACCCCCGTCACGGCAAGTACATGGCCTGCTGCATGCTGTACCGGGGGGACGTGGTGCCCAAAGACGTCAACGTGGCCATCGCCAACATCAAGACCAAGAGGACCATCCAGTTTGTGGACTGGTGCCCTACAGGGTTCAAG GTTGGCATTAATTACCAGCCGCCCACCGTGGTTCCCAGTGGCAATCTGGCGAAGGTGCCGCGGGCGGTCTGCATGCTGAGTAACACCACCGCCATCGCCGAGGCCTGGGCCCGGCTGGACCACAAGTTCGACCTAATGTACGCCAAGCGAGCGTTCGTCCACTGGTACGTCGGGGAAGGCATGGAGGAGGGCGAGTTCTCCGAAGCTCGGGAGGACCTGGCCGCGCTGGAGAAGGACTACGAGGAGGTCGGACTGGACTCTTATGTGGAGGAGGATGGAGGCGAGGAGTAA